Proteins co-encoded in one Crateriforma spongiae genomic window:
- a CDS encoding efflux RND transporter periplasmic adaptor subunit has translation MVKQLSILALGMFTACVLLSRPCPAEDAHRRIGGLVVVAVDSATVSSSIEGRVESVQAVEGDDVSRDQCVISLNDSEADLRHRLAKSNVQIAVERSGENRQTVAAEIALREAKQLLDEFLSTQEINQRKAENDLSIRAAEKAESVAQNELERAQKARANFSDSISESEIDALELAYQNRQLETRQARFEHSLAQLDVAAGKRRIDTLRTRIDAAEQARIESASLDRILRWQAEIEQHQERLASLHLKQHRLTSPITGTLVSVSVQAGDWIDQGQTVARVVNLQRLRAEGFIPFADVESLRRTSNLNIKIQVAGGETVTVKPTRQFISPEIDPITQETRVWFEFPNPERRIKPGLSAMLMMGAP, from the coding sequence ATGGTGAAGCAACTTTCGATCCTTGCGTTGGGTATGTTCACAGCCTGTGTGCTGCTGTCCCGTCCCTGTCCTGCCGAAGATGCACACCGCCGTATCGGCGGCTTGGTCGTCGTCGCGGTGGATTCGGCAACGGTGTCGTCATCAATCGAAGGACGCGTGGAATCCGTTCAAGCCGTCGAAGGCGATGACGTTTCGCGGGATCAATGCGTCATTTCGCTGAATGACTCCGAAGCGGATCTGCGTCATCGATTAGCAAAAAGCAACGTTCAAATCGCTGTTGAACGGTCGGGCGAGAATCGCCAAACCGTGGCCGCCGAAATCGCATTGCGCGAAGCCAAGCAGTTATTGGATGAATTCCTTTCGACCCAAGAAATCAATCAACGCAAAGCCGAAAACGATCTGTCGATCCGAGCCGCCGAAAAGGCAGAGTCGGTCGCACAAAACGAACTCGAACGCGCCCAGAAGGCTCGCGCAAACTTTTCAGATTCGATATCTGAATCCGAGATTGATGCGTTGGAATTGGCCTACCAAAACCGCCAATTGGAAACTCGACAAGCCCGATTCGAGCACAGTCTGGCACAACTGGACGTCGCCGCCGGAAAACGTCGAATCGACACCCTGCGAACCCGCATCGATGCGGCAGAACAGGCACGCATCGAATCCGCATCGCTGGATCGAATCCTGCGCTGGCAGGCCGAAATCGAACAACATCAGGAACGCTTGGCGTCGCTGCATCTGAAGCAACACCGGCTGACATCCCCCATCACCGGTACCCTGGTATCGGTCTCGGTCCAAGCCGGTGATTGGATCGACCAGGGGCAAACCGTAGCACGTGTCGTGAATCTGCAGCGTTTGCGGGCCGAAGGATTTATCCCTTTTGCAGATGTCGAATCACTTCGCCGAACTTCCAATCTGAACATCAAGATTCAAGTGGCAGGCGGCGAAACCGTCACCGTAAAACCAACACGCCAGTTCATTAGTCCGGAAATCGATCCGATCACCCAGGAAACACGTGTCTGGTTTGAATTTCCGAATCCGGAACGCAGGATCAAACCAGGGCTTTCGGCGATGCTGATGATGGGTGCGCCGTGA
- a CDS encoding efflux RND transporter periplasmic adaptor subunit, with protein sequence MAPQNVSHTAGRDATHTRDTATWTDVAANAIDQLDLAAQTANGLQPFMDNALDVVAQTVGATRCTLSLLEQGAPRVLASRLASDPSPSESPATSTTTARIRRVDISPETALELMTQWPQGHRFAAASQSTMTDVDQQQPVDEFLTSVLQLCQTVFLKDQYTRYRTFTPAAFPDESSTSSGRKQKIRLATVLIIALGLISFVPIPFHLPVVGVIRSKDQFGIYAPVSGRVAKVAVTDGQNVDEGQVLLVLENAELQLRRSSVIGELATAEAELTSLRAGSSKASDESDPNQSLRQSVLRTRIDALRKQVELANRIHETLTLRAPIAGRVNTDSTWDHRTGQNIAAGQWFMDIVSDDEGFVAVMSLPERQFGYLGDERIPCDFRLRSAPESSLSGTVQTVAETVSVRPDGTSVVEMTIPVDSNIGLRHGAEVVGHITPGRRPLGFVLFRPIIEAFRNQRW encoded by the coding sequence ATGGCTCCGCAAAACGTCTCTCATACCGCTGGTCGCGACGCCACCCATACTCGCGACACTGCTACCTGGACCGATGTCGCCGCCAACGCGATCGACCAGCTGGACCTTGCTGCGCAGACCGCCAACGGGCTCCAGCCCTTCATGGACAACGCGCTCGATGTTGTCGCCCAGACCGTCGGCGCGACCCGCTGCACCTTGTCGCTTTTGGAACAAGGTGCCCCCCGCGTACTGGCCAGCCGTCTCGCGTCCGATCCATCACCGTCGGAATCGCCAGCGACGAGCACCACCACGGCCCGAATCCGGCGGGTGGACATTTCCCCAGAAACCGCCTTGGAACTGATGACCCAATGGCCACAGGGGCACCGCTTTGCCGCAGCGTCGCAATCGACCATGACGGACGTCGATCAGCAGCAACCGGTCGACGAGTTTCTCACGTCGGTACTGCAACTGTGTCAAACGGTGTTTCTTAAAGACCAGTACACGCGATACCGGACCTTCACGCCCGCCGCATTTCCGGACGAATCATCGACATCATCTGGCCGAAAACAGAAAATCCGGCTTGCCACCGTTTTGATCATCGCCTTGGGATTGATCAGCTTCGTTCCGATACCGTTCCACTTGCCCGTCGTCGGCGTGATCCGGTCCAAAGATCAGTTCGGCATCTATGCCCCCGTTTCTGGCAGGGTCGCCAAGGTTGCGGTGACTGACGGCCAGAACGTCGACGAAGGCCAAGTCTTGCTGGTTCTGGAAAATGCGGAACTGCAACTGCGCCGCAGCAGCGTGATCGGTGAATTGGCAACCGCGGAGGCCGAGCTGACCAGTTTGCGCGCGGGATCTTCAAAGGCCTCCGACGAATCCGATCCCAACCAAAGCCTACGGCAATCGGTGCTGCGCACCAGAATCGACGCATTGCGAAAACAAGTCGAATTGGCCAATCGAATTCACGAGACATTAACGCTGCGTGCCCCCATCGCAGGACGCGTGAACACCGATTCGACATGGGACCATCGCACCGGCCAAAACATCGCAGCGGGCCAGTGGTTCATGGACATCGTTTCTGATGACGAAGGTTTTGTCGCGGTCATGTCGTTGCCCGAACGTCAGTTTGGATACCTTGGCGATGAAAGGATCCCCTGCGATTTTCGATTGCGGTCCGCCCCCGAATCCAGCCTATCGGGAACCGTGCAAACGGTCGCCGAAACGGTGTCGGTTCGTCCTGATGGAACGTCAGTCGTTGAGATGACGATACCGGTGGATTCGAACATCGGCCTGCGACACGGCGCCGAAGTCGTTGGTCACATCACCCCGGGGCGGCGTCCGCTTGGATTTGTCCTTTTCCGGCCCATCATCGAAGCTTTCAGGAACCAACGATGGTGA
- a CDS encoding TolC family protein: MTRFIVRSDRRSRGYSAGSQQRRSVVTGWPGIAWLVVAAGITAGVGCRACRSVPETIGNDTRCADAIMCDVDAGAPPEVYPEPPPMPMTLRDPEAFESASYRDVTLLEVIQIAMTNTQVLRDLNATVLRAPEQLASDQTLQLVQTDPQQSIEAALSAFDAQLYAFGKWQNNDRRFNNRFFGGGANAFKQDTHDYVFQLSKRGATGAEVALRSVTDYDANNATGNLTPSAWQTQWHAELRQPLLQGGGMAFNRIAGPAALPGVYNGVLIAKADNDISTAKFRQDARDYVSNVINAYWDLAFAYRDVDAKRAALERSRQTWRSYEAQKASNRRGGSAEALAREQYYRFLSEYQDAIAGKLIQRTQVNNSTSGGTFAGIGGVLAAERRLRLLIGLSIGDEELLRCVDDPLTAPIVFDVESLTAEAIRLRSELQQQRLLVARRQMELLAAKNFLLPELDLVTIYRLRGLGQQLAGDNSAFEEFGSMDYQEYEAGVEFRMPVGFRQAHAAVRNAKLNIARERALLKEQERQVLHDLVACVAEADRAFVQTETNLNRYLAAKDALDALEANREAGLPISLEQLLDAQRRLSESQTRYYQSMAEYTIAAKNVQFESGTLLQDTHVMIAAN, encoded by the coding sequence ATGACGCGATTCATCGTCCGATCCGACCGTCGATCCCGGGGCTATTCCGCGGGTTCTCAACAGCGCCGATCCGTCGTCACCGGCTGGCCGGGGATTGCGTGGCTGGTGGTTGCCGCTGGCATCACCGCGGGCGTCGGCTGTCGCGCCTGTCGCAGTGTTCCGGAAACGATCGGCAACGATACCCGCTGTGCCGATGCGATCATGTGCGACGTCGACGCCGGTGCGCCGCCGGAGGTCTACCCGGAACCGCCGCCAATGCCGATGACGCTGCGGGACCCGGAGGCTTTCGAATCGGCGTCCTATCGCGATGTGACTCTGTTGGAAGTGATCCAAATCGCGATGACCAACACGCAGGTGCTGCGTGACCTGAACGCCACGGTGCTACGAGCGCCTGAGCAGTTGGCGTCGGATCAGACGCTTCAGTTGGTGCAAACCGATCCGCAGCAAAGTATCGAAGCCGCACTTAGCGCATTTGATGCTCAGTTGTATGCGTTTGGGAAATGGCAAAACAATGATCGACGGTTCAATAACCGTTTTTTCGGCGGGGGAGCCAATGCGTTCAAGCAAGACACCCACGACTATGTCTTTCAGCTTTCCAAACGCGGGGCAACCGGCGCCGAAGTCGCTTTGCGAAGCGTCACCGACTACGACGCGAACAACGCGACGGGTAACCTGACGCCCAGCGCCTGGCAGACGCAGTGGCATGCAGAACTGCGGCAACCGTTGTTGCAGGGTGGCGGCATGGCGTTCAACCGGATTGCCGGACCGGCGGCTCTTCCCGGCGTTTACAACGGTGTCCTGATCGCCAAGGCGGACAACGACATCAGCACCGCAAAGTTTCGCCAAGACGCACGCGATTACGTCAGCAACGTGATCAACGCCTATTGGGATTTGGCGTTTGCTTATCGCGACGTGGATGCCAAACGGGCGGCACTGGAACGCAGTCGGCAAACGTGGCGAAGCTATGAAGCGCAAAAGGCATCCAACCGACGCGGTGGGTCTGCCGAAGCACTTGCCCGAGAACAGTACTATCGATTCCTGAGCGAATATCAGGATGCGATTGCAGGGAAGCTGATTCAACGGACCCAAGTCAACAATTCCACCAGCGGTGGGACATTTGCCGGGATTGGCGGTGTGTTGGCCGCCGAACGACGACTTCGGTTGCTGATCGGACTTTCCATCGGCGACGAAGAGTTGTTGCGCTGCGTGGATGACCCTTTAACGGCACCGATCGTCTTCGACGTCGAATCCTTGACGGCGGAAGCGATTCGGTTGCGATCCGAACTGCAGCAGCAGCGTCTGTTGGTCGCCCGTCGACAAATGGAGTTGTTGGCGGCGAAGAATTTCTTGTTGCCCGAATTGGATCTGGTGACCATCTACCGTTTGCGAGGTCTTGGACAGCAACTTGCTGGCGACAATTCCGCGTTCGAAGAATTTGGATCGATGGACTATCAGGAATATGAAGCCGGCGTGGAATTCCGCATGCCGGTGGGATTCCGCCAAGCCCACGCCGCGGTCCGCAATGCGAAGCTGAACATCGCACGCGAACGAGCGTTGTTGAAGGAACAAGAACGTCAGGTGCTGCACGATCTGGTGGCTTGTGTCGCCGAGGCTGATCGCGCGTTTGTGCAAACGGAAACGAACCTGAACCGTTACTTGGCTGCCAAAGATGCATTGGACGCACTGGAAGCCAATCGCGAAGCAGGGTTGCCGATCAGTCTGGAGCAACTGTTGGATGCGCAGCGGCGGTTAAGCGAATCGCAAACGCGTTACTATCAGTCCATGGCTGAGTACACGATCGCGGCAAAGAACGTGCAATTCGAATCAGGCACGTTGCTGCAGGATACCCATGTAATGATCGCCGCGAACTGA